The DNA segment GCTACTGAGTATATCGTAGCCTATACTAAAGtactttttaattaatttaagacgtttgtaaatttacttttattgtGGTAGGCTAATAAAGAAGTAGCCTACTACCTTTATATCTTTCTAGTTTGTAGGAAGACACATTTGACACAGCTGTGATAGATGATAAGACAGGAAAGTAAATGGTATCTGACAAAAGTCGGGGTGACAGGTTTCTGAGAGTAAAAGAAGATCTTTAAATCGATTAAGTTGATAAATCCTTTAGAAATAACTTTCTTCACTGTTGCACAGACCTGTTTAGTTTTTATCGTGGAAAACAATTGGTTTAATAAAAGAAGAGCTTTTTAATAAATAGGTCTACCTTATAATAGTAAAATTACGAATAACACATTATAAAggtaattaaaatttacctaaaatctttttctactttttcttTAGGTAAAGTGTGGCCATTTTCCAACAAGGCAAATATAAATTCCACCGAATAAGGAGAAATGCGTTTAGCACGAAATACCTTCACCTGCAACATCAACACTATGcatgttattattttgaaatcaaTAACTATATTTGAATACCAATAACGCTACAATTTATATCAAGGGCCTCCAGCGATTTTGAACCACTGGCCGAAAAAAAAACCTACCCAAAAAAGAGACGCTAAAGTTCGAAAAGAAAATAACTACAATATATCAGGctaatcattttaaaaacacgTCTTCTAATAACTGTCACATGGTAGACCAGTACAGAGAGCACTAAACTAGTGGACGTTTTGGAAATCAAGCCTGTTTGATGTATATTCCTCCAATAATATTCACTACACTGCCACAAACGTCAttttttaaaccatattaaaaAAGCAGTTCACTTGGGGTGAAAACACTTGGAGCCAAAATTCGACGTAACGAAGGAGTACAAAGGAGTACGTGACATCTATTAAAGCGAGACATTAAAATTGAACTAAAATtaccaaacattttgaatGTTGAATCTGGCAAAACTTATTGTGGGCGTATTATAAACGCATTATGATATAGTAGATATACTATACAAGAGCCACCGGGTGGAGGTCTCTGATTTACAACTTAAAGAAAGTGGGTTGaatttttaaagatttgtagttatataagtctttAAATGTCTTACTTTAAATTTTCTGTTGGTTTGCAACAGGTTTCGGTTTGAGCGTTTTCCTCGTTGAGACCGCAttgtttcttttgaaaccTGGAAATAAAAGTCGTTTGAAGAAGTTTGCAACATTCAGCTCAGTTtatatagatattggcaataaaaatagaatttcGCCACGGTCATATACCTTCAAAATTTGAACGTACGCTGAAGCTAAGTTTCGTTCCAGTTGATCAATGAACTTAGAGCTGGTGAAATTTATATGAAGCTCAATTAGTAATAATATTTCCAACAAATTGTTGTTTTCGAAACTACTCTCGAAAATCGTTGTCTTATAGATTGCCATGCTtctaaaagtaaaactttctgGAGTTGTTTCCATGTCCGATTGTTGAACAGCAGAGGGGTTTGACAAAGGCTTAATAAGGGTGGATGTGGCAATTGTTGTTGATGTTTGAGATCCAGAaattaaaacgtttaattgATTTGAGGGAACTGCAGTTAAGCTTGTTACTGATGCGTTGTCGTCAGCGAAGGTTTTCGATGCAGAGGTGGTGCTGGTAGAGGTGTGTGTTGACGTCATCATTACCTCATTTGTCGATGAGTCTGTTCCTGCTAAAAATTTCATACCAGACGTCGATCTTTCGTTTTTTCTGGTGTTGACGTCAAACTTCGTAATTGCAGACGCGCTTGTAAAAGTGGAGTTAAATTCTTCCATGGAGTTATTGTTATTTGCCGTAAATGTTGTCATATCAGTCGATTTATCAAGAACTCGCAAGTGTCTGGTTGGAAAAGTACTTTTTGGTAATCGTGTAGATAAACTATTCCAGTTTTCGTTGTTAGCTGCATGTACAGTTGTAAGGTTTGGTCCATCGtctaaaataaaagtttgatCTTTTAAAGTGGCTGTAGAAGTCGTCACTCCTTCCTTCTCcgaaacattttcaattttgcttGGAAACGGCTGAGTGGCAATCATTGTCGTACTGGAACTTTTTGTCTCATTTAGGAGAGGAGTGGAATCATCTTTTAATGTGTCTGATGATGTGCTCAAAGCTTGGGTTGGTAATCCGAAAAATGTCGATGGCCTTACTGTGGGACTTGATGATTCTGTTGTCTTATTCATAAAGAGAAACTTGGTCGTTAAGCTTGAAGTAATGTTAGACAATGCAGATTCCGTCAAAATATGCATTTTATTTGGGGAAGTTGTAGAAAACGCGATATTTGTAGCTTCCTTGTAAAATACGGATGTGCTTGCATAATAACCCTTTGCTTGGTCTGAATAAAGTGTAGAGTGTTCTGACCCACTTGCGTCAAATATACTTTCTGTTGTTACATCCATCCCGAGAAATTTATTAGCAACTGAAGTTTCAAGCTGTACAAAGTTAGAAGTAGTTTGAAAGTTATTATTTACGGACCCGCTTCCGCTTTCGCCATCGTCGAATTTGGAACTTGGACTGTGGGCTTCTGATATTCTGAAGTTATATAATGTTGAAGAGCTACTAGGAGAAAATATACTcttgaatattttttgttttatcatgCTTGTAGACGTTCCATTTTCTGTCTTTGTACTCAATGGCACTGTGGGTACCAATGTTTCAGCAAGCTTTGTGGTTATCATAGGagttaaatgtttgtacagtTCCATATTACCACCTTGTTCCACAGTTTGTTTCACATAAGTACCTACATCTGACACTTTAGGCTGAACTGGTGTGGAGGTTGCAAGACTAAATCCAGGAAGAGTAATTTCATGAATAATTATCTCTCCACTAATCTCATCACCCGCAGAAAGTTTTTTATAATCTGGGGTTGGATAAGTTTTACTGACAGGAATGAACACATTATTGATTTCCAAGGATTCTCCGCTATTCATCTCGCTTCCGCCGCTTCCGGAAAACTCAGAATTTCTTGTCTGTGACCTTGGTGATTCAAATGCACCATAGGTTTGCAATAATCGtggattttttttcataaaacttgGGTTCAAGTCCGACGCGCCATTGCACCAggaaaatttacagcaatagttaaaaattactttaccttgattttgataataatcaattgacttttttctcctttttttgttatattctTCTCCGCAGTTAAAGTTAATCTTGAACGTGCTTTGATTTACGACTATTTCATACTCCATGTTTTCACATCCTTGAATGAacactgtttgcttttttacTCCAAGTACCTCCAAGCCAACTTTAGGTAGAATATTGACATACGTCATAAAGCAGTAGTCAGATTGGTCTTTGCGacatattttgacatattttggttgccctttattttcttttgcgAAACAATCTTTTACTGATTTTTCCTTACACTGGAAACAGCTGGGAATTCCACTTTCTTCAGCATTTGCTTGCGTTGCATTGATTGATAAACTAACTAAAGCCAGCGCAACTATCTTGAATAGCAACATTTGAAAACTAACCGAGTCCTTTATTGGTTTGCcttaaaatactgtatatagcaATATAAACttgagtttttgtttttaatagctTCAATCAAAAGTCCGTCCTTTGACTTAGGAGTCGTGGTAAAATTAGCAAGTAGGCTATATTGTATGTGACAAGCCATGGTACATAATAGCCAACGCTACTTAAAGGTTACAAGACTATACTTGAAAGTGTTTGTGATTAACATTTACAAGTGAAGAGTACTTTAtcttgctaaaaatttaaagtatCTGTCTTTTAAAGTAACGTAAAGTACTTCTTagcttttgtaatttattcaaTAAATTGCTTGCTATAATTACACCTTATGTTCATCGCAGGGTGGCGCGTTATAGACGAGGTAGAAATTCTAGGCAAAATCTGAAACGAAATGTGATCAGTGATCTGAAgaaatgtgacgtcattaagacgatagaatttttacaaaaaaaatttctatacATTTAACTTCTTTGTAAAAGGTGGCATGTAAACAAACCAGCTACTTAACACAATTCATTCAGTTAGCGCAGTTTGTTAGCGTTTTGATCATCAAGACGCTGCAATGAATCACGCAAAGCTGACTTTACAGACAGTAAGTCTATTTGAGAAAAGAAAGCGTTATCAGTAAACTACCATCTGAAGCTGAATTTATTCCCTCCTTTGTGAGAACTTCTGTATATATGCAAGGAAGTTCATGTATAGATCATTCACCCGTGTTCTCGCATGACCTTGGTCTTGTGAGGAATTATGTGGTGCCACAGCTAATGAAGGTTTTGTGTTGTAACATCGCTTGCCATGCGTAGAAATTACCTTGTACGCAAATGCTTTATTTTACAGGTATAACATTGCAAGCGCCCGAATACTGTACTAAGTTTTAACCTAAATAAtacattaaaaattaattttcttataaaaacTAGAAACGATTTTGGTGAAACGATTCTATATTTTGCTCATTACATACGGTATATTCATACagcaacagcaacaacaaaaGCATTTTGCTATTCGAATGTATTACGAAAGGCTGGGATTGTGCATATGCTTCAGTTattcaaagtaaaaaaaaaaacagataaaCCGGCtgatatactgtattatatGTTATCTCAAACATTTTCGTAAAACGTATTCTGATCCACATAAGAACTTTTGCCGAGGAACTCAGATGGAAATCTCTATAGATGACAGCATCACCGTAAAAAACTATATGACGTGTGAGGATTTACAATACAGCTTTTgcttttgattttgattttgattttgaaggaaaaaatgatttacagTCATTGGTGTTTTTATACCTTTCAAGTTTACAGAGCAtgatatatagcctatatgtgTATAATGACAGCGTTAAATTTCAATACCGCTTGAATCTCATCGTAGCTATGAAAGAATGACCTTTCAGGGGCCTCACACTTTGTATAGCCATTGCTCTGAATAAATTGAAGAAAATTGGCAGGCGTTTTCTACAGTGTGTGCTGGTGTCCATAATCCCAAAATTGCCTTCTGAAAATAACTGCCCACACATAAACACAGTAATATTTTACTGTGTTTATCGAAGAAAGGCGCTGACAAtccaaaaatattataaacgaatattattattattatgctATATACTATAATTCAGTATTAGGCTATACCTTAGCCGTCATGCCCGTCATCATATTCAGAGCGTATACTACTGGGTACGTATATTTACATAAGTAGGCTACAGTAGTATGAAATCCATGGTTTTATTTCATCTTATTCAGAACCACCAGAAAATTCAGCTAAATATGAGAATTGCTCTGTGTAAGAAGGGTCTTAGCCCGCCCGTAAATGATTATTTCTTAAGTTGCTATGACTAAGTCTTCTTATGGATAGTCTACGACCCACAAGCTTCAGTTTTTCTAAGTATACCAGAAAGACAAACTATATCTCGTTCAAGGAAAtgattgaacattttgcaaacgtCACCAACTTGGAAAGTCATCATATATGATTCATTTAGGACTTGACATAAGCAAATCACTACAAATTCCGGGTGTTAGCTGATGTGTGGGGCAAGGACTTGTAATTACAAGTGGGGATGTTGAGCTGGATTAAACTGGCTTCTCCAAGGATTGCTTTAAAACTCCAGGCGTCTTTTCGCAAAAGAAAGGTAAACATTCGAGGATTAAACGTTCTCACGCATATCAATGCGGTTGTGAATGTTGGACCCTTTGCAAGGAATCGAAATTAAGATTGGTAAAATTCTTTTGCATTATTTCCCATTAATTCAATTACTCACGACTGTATAACGGTGCCAAGAGCGTTGTGATTATATTGACGAGATATTCAAGTTATTTTATAACTTCCGCAATTGCATGTTGGGTAGCAGACTGACATTAATATAGGCAAGAGTTCACATAATGCTACGTAACAGTGTGGGACAAGATTAGTGAACACCATCGTAATGGCATGCAACTTGATATGTGCAAGCTTAAAAGTATGCTTGCGTGCCATTCTAgcttgtatatttttatttaccaGCGATAAGCTTGGCCACTGTAAGCCTGATTGACAGTTTAGATTGTATCGAAATTATGCGCTCCCCACGTTTCCGTTTCAATCTTTGGCGTCGTTATATTCTCGTAATAACATTTGGAGAATTTACTAGAATTTTATTCGATTCGGCAATGACGTGAGCCAGTACTTACGAAAAGCACGTTTTTCCCCTATCTTCAAACAAGCTCGTATTCGGGCCGTTAGAAGTAAGCGTCATGTGTTTGTTGGAATTGAACATACCGGTTTAATATCGTCGATACCTGTTCCAATAGACACAGGGATTAACGAAGTCTTTGTATCTTAAACTGAATACGTTAGggcagcgtggtccaacttcttttcatcgagggccaaaatcaaaaattttttttatcttgcgggccaatgtttttaaattagaactgaagaaatgtgaaattagaactgaagaacaatgtgacattgatattagaactgaaattagaatagttcaaaatttagctattaaatgctgatcaatgtgacatctgcggtcgaggttcttcctcgacaatagcgactatcaaagctgactatcagttcgcgggccaaaaaatcggtgc comes from the Clavelina lepadiformis chromosome 5, kaClaLepa1.1, whole genome shotgun sequence genome and includes:
- the LOC143458974 gene encoding uncharacterized protein LOC143458974, which produces MTGMTAKSNGYTKCEAPERSFFHSYDEIQARFPSEFLGKSSYVDQNTFYENPFVIHSNSKMLLLLLLLYEYTITDHISFQILPRISTSSITRHPAMNISKIKYSSLVNVNHKHFQDSVSFQMLLFKIVALALVSLSINATQANAEESGIPSCFQCKEKSVKDCFAKENKGQPKYVKICRKDQSDYCFMTYVNILPKVGLEVLGVKKQTVFIQGCENMEYEIVVNQSTFKINFNCGEEYNKKRRKKSIDYYQNQGKVIFNYCCKFSWCNGASDLNPSFMKKNPRLLQTYGAFESPRSQTRNSEFSGSGGSEMNSGESLEINNVFIPVSKTYPTPDYKKLSAGDEISGEIIIHEITLPGFSLATSTPVQPKVSDVGTYVKQTVEQGGNMELYKHLTPMITTKLAETLVPTVPLSTKTENGTSTSMIKQKIFKSIFSPSSSSTLYNFRISEAHSPSSKFDDGESGSGSVNNNFQTTSNFVQLETSVANKFLGMDVTTESIFDASGSEHSTLYSDQAKGYYASTSVFYKEATNIAFSTTSPNKMHILTESALSNITSSLTTKFLFMNKTTESSSPTVRPSTFFGLPTQALSTSSDTLKDDSTPLLNETKSSSTTMIATQPFPSKIENVSEKEGVTTSTATLKDQTFILDDGPNLTTVHAANNENWNSLSTRLPKSTFPTRHLRVLDKSTDMTTFTANNNNSMEEFNSTFTSASAITKFDVNTRKNERSTSGMKFLAGTDSSTNEVMMTSTHTSTSTTSASKTFADDNASVTSLTAVPSNQLNVLISGSQTSTTIATSTLIKPLSNPSAVQQSDMETTPESFTFRSMAIYKTTIFESSFENNNLLEILLLIELHINFTSSKFIDQLERNLASAYVQILKVSKETMRSQRGKRSNRNLLQTNRKFKVKVFRAKRISPYSVEFIFALLENGHTLPKEKVEKDFRNLSPRLLSDTIYFPVLSSITAVSNVSSYKLERYKDVVIILGVFAAILFLVAACTIAYNRKSLSCAKGKIRGVEPDTGTASSSDSLQAFYGSEAQVNNTEKRHSSRLDSVAVQTEIDIRAEKSCKKLVTLQVSRRVQTDTATQLKILKKLSTTTTSTQTQPDIQKCNNAKKDADKEWNDLLQKLTAQQLQSRDLSEKKKTSHQDYAANEDVEKNPLFYLPSLPSQKLPLVMQPVLDQGLSTACLTPSTGWMYPALTENVVTEPKTTEVCENTQKVLHECSKEERRQNKKRMRKMMKNNLKLNQKKLSTSKDTHLTSKAEDITQPLTVGSLVSISKKQEDKSSSSLDVVLVESKNDTRKEKRKRKRKPTATLKSKLENKDKLRQSVQCAQQKLDLLMNIKHNEILSPAYIKYQAGNRLRWKPKTFPAAKETNHKIYNAQVKRDNWVCEGDGFASISDTPLAHSPPRLFSRKIAFKNAAETTEGMYETVRLVGVRPATTEEKKSRLMQEILEAPNTVSS